Proteins from a genomic interval of Thermodesulfobacteriota bacterium:
- the fabD gene encoding ACP S-malonyltransferase yields the protein MKAFVFPGQGSQYVGMGQDLYSTFKIARTTFEEASDVTGVDLCRVCFEDRNGELTLTVNAQPAILTMSVAALRVLSEETDIKADYVAGHSLGEYTALVASEAMDFKDAVWIVRKRGEYMQNAVALGVGAMSAIIGLQKHEVEKICSEASINGSIVSPANYNAPSQTVISGNKEAVDRATELARSNGAKRVIPLEVSAPFHCPLMAPAAEKLGRDLEKIEISKYKIPVVTNVDAKLNTDPAKTKGILVDQVKSPVQWYESIKLLYDVGVRRFLEIGPGKILSGLIKRSIPDPIVLNVENISSLESLRENEF from the coding sequence ATGAAAGCATTTGTATTTCCTGGACAAGGGTCTCAATATGTGGGGATGGGGCAGGATCTTTACAGCACATTTAAAATTGCTCGAACGACATTTGAAGAGGCCAGTGATGTGACTGGAGTTGATCTTTGCAGGGTCTGTTTTGAAGACCGTAATGGGGAGTTAACACTCACGGTTAATGCTCAGCCGGCAATTCTTACGATGAGTGTAGCTGCATTGAGAGTGCTTTCTGAGGAAACCGATATAAAGGCGGATTATGTGGCCGGTCATAGTTTGGGTGAGTACACCGCGCTTGTTGCGAGTGAAGCAATGGATTTTAAAGACGCCGTATGGATTGTAAGAAAACGTGGGGAATATATGCAGAATGCAGTCGCGTTAGGTGTTGGCGCAATGTCCGCCATCATAGGACTCCAGAAGCATGAGGTGGAGAAAATCTGCAGCGAGGCCTCTATAAATGGATCTATAGTAAGTCCTGCTAATTACAATGCCCCGAGCCAGACAGTGATTTCCGGCAATAAAGAGGCTGTTGACAGGGCTACTGAGTTAGCGAGATCGAATGGAGCGAAAAGGGTGATTCCTCTTGAAGTGAGTGCTCCTTTTCATTGTCCACTCATGGCCCCCGCAGCGGAAAAACTCGGTAGGGATCTAGAAAAAATCGAGATTTCAAAATATAAAATACCGGTTGTTACTAATGTTGATGCTAAATTAAATACCGACCCGGCAAAGACAAAGGGTATACTCGTTGATCAAGTTAAAAGCCCTGTACAATGGTATGAATCTATCAAGCTGTTATACGATGTAGGCGTAAGGAGATTTTTAGAAATAGGCCCAGGGAAAATACTCTCCGGCTTAATTAAAAGATCAATTCCGGATCCGATTGTATTAAATGTGGAAAATATAAGTAGCTTAGAGTCGCTGAGAGAAAATGAATTTTAA
- a CDS encoding DUF177 domain-containing protein: MKFKVSDIGNDGLSLNLSKEPGWLVNAPDIVSGKEGMCISSDYYIDLYVSKVLNEIHVRGTVSFSIVSPCARCLDRVESNLKPEINLTLLPNRSEIEGDDVADYESYDGNEIDLSGHLREIIAMSIPVKILCGEQCRGLCQNCAVNLNSASCSCEDGWMDPKLAALRNVKL, translated from the coding sequence ATGAAATTTAAGGTTTCTGATATCGGTAACGATGGATTAAGTCTAAATCTATCTAAAGAGCCTGGCTGGTTGGTAAACGCGCCTGATATAGTGTCGGGTAAGGAAGGAATGTGCATATCTTCAGATTATTACATTGATCTCTACGTCTCAAAGGTGCTAAATGAAATTCATGTACGGGGGACCGTCAGTTTTTCTATCGTTTCTCCATGTGCAAGATGCCTTGATCGTGTTGAATCTAATCTTAAACCGGAAATAAATTTAACTCTCCTGCCAAATCGATCCGAAATTGAAGGGGATGACGTGGCGGACTACGAGAGTTATGATGGAAATGAAATTGATCTCAGCGGGCACCTTAGAGAGATTATCGCGATGTCGATTCCCGTGAAGATACTATGCGGCGAACAGTGCCGCGGTCTCTGTCAAAATTGCGCTGTAAACCTGAATTCAGCCAGTTGCTCATGCGAGGATGGCTGGATGGATCCAAAACTCGCCGCTCTCAGAAACGTAAAATTATAA
- the rpmF gene encoding 50S ribosomal protein L32, producing MALPKRKISKSRSAKRRTHYKLTRPGLSICPNCGEMKSPHRICKSCGFYKGRTFKKEPEV from the coding sequence ATGGCACTTCCGAAGAGAAAAATTTCCAAATCAAGATCTGCAAAACGCAGAACTCATTATAAGCTAACACGTCCGGGTTTATCAATTTGCCCAAATTGTGGTGAAATGAAATCACCGCACAGGATATGTAAGAGTTGTGGTTTCTATAAAGGAAGAACCTTTAAGAAAGAACCAGAAGTCTAA
- the fabF gene encoding beta-ketoacyl-ACP synthase II: MKRRVAVTGIGLITPLGSGNKLTWDGICEGRSGVRTIQKFDPVAADLKTHIAGEVLDFDPNGFMDSKDLKKADRFIHFAIAATKLALDDANLEITDELSPHVGTLIASGIGGMETLVNTHFVLLEKGPSRISPFFIPSMISNMAAGLVSIRFNAKGPNCCTTTACAASAHAIGYAAQMIERGDADIMIAGGTEAPIITIAVAGFNAMRALSTRNDEPHRASRPFDRERDGFVMSEGGGTVILEELEYAKKRGARIYAELIGFGMSADANHITSPTLDGPIRCMRIALNDAGLNPEDVDYINAHGTSTPQNDVNETRAIKEVFKSHAYNVPVSSTKSMTGHLLGAAGGIESAFTVLSLYHGIIPPTINLDHPDPDCDLDYVPNQAREQKINYALSNSFGFGGTNGCLAFKRFE, translated from the coding sequence ATGAAAAGAAGGGTCGCGGTCACTGGAATTGGCTTGATAACGCCATTGGGGAGCGGAAACAAATTAACCTGGGATGGTATATGTGAAGGTCGATCGGGGGTGCGAACTATCCAAAAATTTGACCCAGTAGCCGCTGACTTGAAAACACACATTGCTGGTGAGGTTCTGGATTTTGACCCAAATGGTTTTATGGATTCTAAGGATTTAAAAAAAGCAGATCGATTCATTCACTTTGCAATCGCCGCAACAAAACTGGCTCTTGACGACGCAAATCTTGAGATCACAGACGAGCTATCTCCACATGTTGGAACACTTATAGCTAGTGGAATTGGGGGTATGGAGACACTTGTTAACACTCATTTTGTACTCCTTGAAAAAGGGCCAAGCCGTATATCTCCATTTTTTATTCCATCAATGATTTCAAATATGGCAGCGGGATTGGTATCTATCCGCTTTAATGCTAAAGGACCAAATTGTTGTACAACAACCGCATGCGCTGCAAGCGCCCACGCAATAGGCTATGCGGCACAAATGATTGAAAGGGGCGATGCAGATATAATGATCGCGGGAGGAACAGAAGCACCCATAATAACAATTGCTGTCGCTGGATTTAATGCGATGCGAGCACTGTCAACGAGAAATGACGAACCTCATAGAGCATCCAGACCGTTTGATAGGGAGCGTGATGGATTTGTCATGTCGGAAGGCGGCGGGACTGTAATCCTTGAAGAACTTGAGTATGCAAAAAAGCGTGGAGCGAGGATATATGCCGAACTCATCGGGTTTGGGATGAGTGCTGATGCGAATCATATTACGTCACCCACACTTGACGGTCCCATAAGATGCATGAGGATTGCACTCAATGACGCGGGATTAAACCCCGAAGATGTCGATTATATAAATGCGCATGGCACGTCCACACCTCAAAATGATGTAAATGAAACCCGAGCAATTAAAGAGGTATTTAAAAGTCATGCTTATAATGTGCCGGTGAGTTCAACGAAATCTATGACCGGCCATCTACTTGGAGCCGCTGGGGGTATAGAATCGGCTTTCACTGTTCTTTCACTCTATCACGGCATAATTCCGCCAACAATCAATTTGGACCATCCGGACCCTGACTGTGATCTAGATTATGTACCCAATCAAGCAAGGGAACAAAAGATTAATTATGCTCTTAGCAACTCATTCGGTTTCGGTGGCACTAATGGGTGTTTAGCTTTCAAAAGATTCGAATGA
- the acnA gene encoding aconitate hydratase AcnA: MSENLKRATYTKFKTTEGVINFYSLELLESNLGINISRFPISIKILIENLIRNFDGTTVNFDHINNLSTWSPEKHKPEEIPFKPTRVILQDFTGVPCVVDLAAMRSVVKRMGGDPSRINPIVPVDLVIDHSVQVDFFATSDSFSRNVEIEYARNGERYAFLRWAQSAFDNFRVVPPGTGIVHQVNLECLARVVGTCEINGETVAFPDTLVGTDSHTTMINGLSVLGWGVGGIEAEACMLGQPLYMLVPEVVGFKLSGFLPQGVTATDLVLTVTEMLRKKGVVGKFVEFFGPGLSHLSLSDKATIANMAPEYGATMGFFPVDEETLRYLKMTGRDRQLVELVEAYNKEQGMFRTDHMDDSVYNDLIELDLSTTEPSLAGPTRPQDRVSLRSLKQSYKNSLKARLSNDSDKIDKSVEVEIGDGKCQLSNGSVVISAITSCTNTSNPSVMVAAGLLAKKAVERGISVNPTVKTSLAPGSRVVTDYLEASGLTPYLEKLGFNLVGYGCTTCIGNSGPLPGPIEEAIRTHDLTCAAVLSGNRNFEGRIHPFVKFSYLASPPLVVAFALAGTVDIDVYNEPIGYDGSRNPVYLKDVWPSEEEIRSTIERALNPELFRAQYSHVFEGDKTWKSFSTPEGGQYRWDPGSTYIQEPPYFFDFSSELPKLNDIKSAKVLALLGDSVTTDHISPAGSIPKDGPAGKFLIEQGVKPIDFNSFGSRRGNHEVMIRGTFGNIRLRNLLVPGVEGGWTIHLPTNERMNIYDASEKYREQGTPLIVIGGKEYGTGSSRDWAAKGTALLGIKAVLAESYERIHRSNLVGMGVLPLQFKPGESRDIHTLSGFEDYDIAGISETLSPGKEVTVRVTDGDGKVKTFKAICRLDSPIEVEYYRNGGILQTVLRQMI; encoded by the coding sequence TTGAGTGAAAATCTGAAGCGAGCGACATACACGAAATTTAAAACAACTGAGGGAGTGATTAACTTCTATTCTCTTGAGCTTCTTGAAAGCAATTTGGGAATTAATATTTCAAGATTCCCTATCTCAATTAAGATCCTCATAGAAAATTTAATCCGTAATTTTGACGGGACGACAGTAAACTTCGATCATATAAATAACCTTTCAACTTGGAGTCCTGAAAAACACAAACCCGAAGAAATACCGTTTAAGCCAACCCGCGTAATCCTTCAGGATTTTACGGGTGTGCCTTGTGTCGTCGACCTTGCTGCGATGCGATCAGTTGTTAAAAGGATGGGTGGCGATCCAAGTCGAATTAATCCGATCGTTCCTGTTGATCTTGTCATTGATCACTCAGTTCAGGTGGATTTCTTTGCTACTTCAGACTCTTTCTCAAGAAATGTAGAGATTGAGTACGCAAGAAACGGCGAGAGGTATGCTTTTCTACGATGGGCTCAGAGTGCATTTGATAATTTTCGTGTTGTACCCCCAGGTACTGGCATCGTTCATCAGGTTAATCTAGAATGCCTTGCACGCGTCGTTGGCACATGCGAAATTAATGGAGAAACCGTTGCATTTCCAGACACTCTTGTTGGTACTGATTCCCACACAACCATGATCAATGGATTGAGTGTCCTCGGATGGGGGGTAGGGGGTATAGAAGCAGAGGCATGCATGTTAGGACAACCCCTTTATATGCTTGTTCCTGAAGTTGTGGGATTCAAACTAAGTGGATTTTTACCGCAAGGAGTGACTGCTACGGATCTCGTATTGACTGTGACAGAAATGCTCAGGAAGAAGGGCGTAGTGGGTAAGTTTGTAGAATTCTTCGGTCCTGGCCTCAGCCACTTGAGCCTATCAGATAAGGCGACAATAGCAAATATGGCTCCAGAATACGGTGCAACAATGGGATTCTTTCCTGTCGATGAAGAAACACTGAGATATCTGAAGATGACAGGGCGTGACAGACAACTTGTAGAGCTTGTGGAAGCCTATAATAAAGAGCAGGGAATGTTTAGGACAGATCATATGGATGACTCTGTTTATAATGATTTAATAGAACTCGATTTATCTACCACTGAGCCATCACTAGCAGGACCAACAAGACCTCAAGATCGGGTTTCACTAAGGAGCCTGAAACAGTCCTATAAGAATAGTTTAAAAGCCAGATTGAGTAATGACAGCGATAAAATTGACAAAAGTGTTGAAGTCGAGATCGGTGATGGAAAGTGTCAATTATCAAATGGCTCAGTTGTAATTTCAGCTATTACAAGCTGTACAAACACGTCAAATCCCTCCGTAATGGTTGCTGCTGGTCTGCTCGCAAAAAAAGCTGTTGAACGTGGTATTAGTGTTAATCCTACGGTTAAAACAAGCCTTGCCCCTGGCTCGAGGGTCGTTACTGACTATCTCGAAGCTTCAGGACTCACTCCTTACTTAGAGAAGTTGGGGTTTAACCTAGTGGGTTACGGTTGTACTACTTGTATCGGAAATAGCGGACCACTCCCCGGACCAATTGAAGAAGCGATTAGAACACATGACCTCACTTGTGCTGCTGTACTAAGTGGTAATAGGAATTTCGAGGGTAGAATTCACCCGTTTGTAAAATTTTCATACCTTGCTTCACCACCCCTTGTTGTAGCCTTCGCCCTTGCCGGAACAGTTGACATAGATGTTTATAATGAACCTATCGGGTATGATGGAAGTAGGAACCCGGTTTACTTGAAGGACGTTTGGCCATCAGAAGAGGAAATTAGAAGCACTATTGAAAGGGCACTGAATCCTGAGCTTTTTAGAGCTCAATACTCACATGTCTTTGAAGGTGATAAGACTTGGAAATCCTTTTCTACTCCAGAGGGCGGACAATATAGGTGGGACCCTGGATCAACTTACATACAAGAGCCGCCGTACTTTTTTGATTTCTCTAGTGAACTACCAAAACTCAACGACATAAAGTCTGCAAAGGTTCTGGCACTTCTGGGAGATTCGGTTACTACCGACCACATTTCGCCGGCCGGTTCTATACCAAAAGATGGTCCTGCAGGGAAATTCTTGATTGAACAGGGTGTTAAACCTATTGACTTTAACAGCTTTGGATCCCGTCGAGGTAACCATGAGGTCATGATTCGTGGCACATTTGGCAATATCAGATTAAGAAACCTATTGGTTCCGGGAGTCGAAGGTGGATGGACAATCCACCTGCCAACAAATGAGAGGATGAACATCTATGATGCGTCTGAGAAATATCGGGAACAAGGCACGCCGCTTATAGTAATAGGTGGAAAAGAATATGGTACCGGCAGCTCGCGCGACTGGGCTGCTAAGGGTACAGCGCTTCTCGGTATTAAAGCTGTACTTGCGGAAAGTTACGAACGGATCCACAGAAGCAATTTGGTCGGTATGGGGGTATTACCACTTCAGTTTAAACCAGGTGAATCAAGGGACATACATACACTCTCGGGCTTTGAAGATTATGATATAGCCGGGATTTCCGAAACACTCTCCCCGGGGAAAGAAGTCACAGTTAGGGTTACCGATGGGGACGGTAAGGTGAAAACCTTTAAAGCAATATGTCGGTTAGACAGCCCAATTGAAGTGGAATACTACCGCAATGGGGGTATATTACAGACTGTTCTCAGACAAATGATATGA
- the acpP gene encoding acyl carrier protein produces MATQVDQEIVSAVKKMIASQLGKSEDEITPESSFIEDLGADSLDLVELIMSMEDKFGLEIADEDAESIVTVQDAINFIMERKK; encoded by the coding sequence ATGGCAACTCAAGTTGACCAAGAAATAGTGAGCGCAGTAAAAAAAATGATAGCAAGCCAGCTTGGAAAGTCAGAGGATGAGATTACTCCGGAATCTTCTTTTATAGAGGATTTAGGAGCAGATTCCCTTGATTTGGTTGAACTCATTATGTCAATGGAAGACAAGTTTGGACTTGAAATAGCCGATGAAGACGCTGAGAGTATTGTTACTGTCCAAGATGCTATCAATTTTATCATGGAGCGAAAAAAATAA
- the fabG gene encoding 3-oxoacyl-[acyl-carrier-protein] reductase, translating into MNFNNKIALITGASRGIGKAIALELSSLGAYVIVNYNQNVSAAEEVSNTIVNSGGKCRLSGFNVSDFARVQEEIDKITEELGGLHILVNNAGITRDGLLLRMKENDWDEVLSVNLKGVFNCTKAASKIMVKQRYGRIINITSVVGEMGNVGQTNYSASKAGIIGFTKSTAKELGSRNITVNAVSPGFIETDITQDLSQKIRDAYIEAIPLGRFGKPDDVAKAVMFLASDDASYITGDVIKVNGGLYT; encoded by the coding sequence ATGAATTTTAATAATAAGATTGCTCTAATTACCGGTGCTTCTAGAGGGATTGGCAAGGCTATTGCCCTTGAACTTTCATCCCTTGGTGCTTATGTGATAGTAAATTATAACCAAAACGTATCGGCTGCAGAAGAAGTATCAAATACTATAGTAAATTCCGGAGGAAAGTGTAGACTAAGCGGTTTCAATGTTTCTGATTTCGCTCGGGTTCAGGAGGAAATCGATAAAATTACCGAAGAACTCGGGGGCCTGCATATTCTAGTAAACAACGCTGGTATAACTAGGGACGGGCTTTTACTAAGGATGAAAGAAAATGACTGGGACGAAGTTCTCTCGGTAAATCTGAAAGGCGTATTTAATTGCACAAAAGCAGCATCGAAAATTATGGTGAAACAGCGATATGGTAGGATTATAAACATAACATCTGTCGTTGGAGAGATGGGCAATGTGGGACAAACCAATTACTCCGCATCAAAGGCAGGTATAATTGGGTTTACAAAATCAACGGCTAAAGAGCTCGGATCAAGGAATATTACCGTAAACGCGGTGAGTCCTGGGTTCATCGAGACCGATATAACTCAAGACCTTTCACAGAAGATAAGAGACGCTTACATTGAGGCTATTCCACTCGGGAGATTTGGAAAACCGGATGATGTAGCGAAGGCAGTTATGTTTCTGGCATCTGATGATGCGTCTTACATAACTGGCGATGTAATAAAAGTGAATGGTGGATTATACACATAA